The DNA window TGCGCCACGATGATCCGGAGATCGCTGGCTCCCAGGGCGAGTGCTGCATCGACGTAGTGCGCCTCCTTCTTCTCCACCACCGACGAGCGCATCAGGCGCAGCATGGTCGGCCAGCCGAGGATCGTCAGGACGAACGCAACCACGCCCAGCCCCGGGGCGCCGGTCACCCGGTCGATCGCTCCGAACAGACGGGCCAGCGTACCGGCGACGAGGTGTCCGTCGGGGTTGCGCAGCGCGGTGATGGCCACGACGCCGCCCAGGATGACGGGGACGGCCAGCCAGACGTCGGTGATGCGCGCGACGATCGCGTCGAGCACGCCGCCGTAGTACCCGGCCAGCGAGCCGAACACCACCGCGATCGCCGCGGCGATCCCCACCACCGAGATCCCGATCACCATCGAGACCCTCGCCCCGTAGACCGTCCGGGTGTAGTAGTCGCACCCCTGCAGGTCGAAGCCGAACCAGTGCTGGGCGCTGGGCCGCTGCAGCGAGTTCACTAGGCTGCACGAGCGGGGGTCGGGGTTGCCCGGGTAGAAGGTCGTGAACAGCTGCGGGAACGCCGCCATCACCATCAAGACCGCGATCAGCCCGGCGGCGACCACGAACAGCCGGTTGTGCCGGAGCTCCGTCCAGGCGTCACGCCACAGGCTCGCAGCCCCGGCCGGGCGTCGCACCCGGTCAGCGGCTGTCCGCGCCGCCGCCGCGACCTCCACCCCTTCGTGGAAGACAGCACCGACCGGGATCCTCCCTCCGACCGTGATCTCGGCGTCGCGCGGCTGCGTCGGTCGGCGCGTCCGCGCGGGGCTGCGGACGGGGCCGTCAGCCATACCGGATCCGCGGGTCGAGGATGGCATAGAGCACGTCCACGACCAGGTTGGCGACCACGAACACCACGACGAGGAAGGTCACGATCCCCACGACCACGAAACCTTCCTGGCGGAACACCGCCTCGAACACCGCGCGCCCGAGCCCGGGGATGTTGAAGACGGTCTCGGTGACGACCGCGCCGCTCAGCAGGAACCCGAGGTCGACGCCGAGGAAGGTGACGACCGGGATCAGGGCGTTGCGCAGCGTGTGCAGGCCCACGACCCGCTGGCGGCTCAGGCCCTTGGCGATGGCCGTGCGTGCGTAGCTGGCGCGGACGTTCTCGGCCAGGCTCGTGCGCAGCAGCCGGGCGATGAACGCCAGCGAAACTGAGCCGAGCACCATCGAGGGGAGCACGTAACTGATCCAACCCTGGCGCAACCCCGCCACCGGGAAGATCCCGAACTTCACGCCGAGGAGGAGCTGTGCGAGGATGCCCAACACGAACATGGGGATCGAGATCACCGCCGTGGTCGCGACCAGCACGAGGTTGTCGACGAACCCGCTGCGGCGCAGGCCCGCGAGT is part of the Actinomycetota bacterium genome and encodes:
- a CDS encoding ABC transporter permease; this encodes MADGPVRSPARTRRPTQPRDAEITVGGRIPVGAVFHEGVEVAAAARTAADRVRRPAGAASLWRDAWTELRHNRLFVVAAGLIAVLMVMAAFPQLFTTFYPGNPDPRSCSLVNSLQRPSAQHWFGFDLQGCDYYTRTVYGARVSMVIGISVVGIAAAIAVVFGSLAGYYGGVLDAIVARITDVWLAVPVILGGVVAITALRNPDGHLVAGTLARLFGAIDRVTGAPGLGVVAFVLTILGWPTMLRLMRSSVVEKKEAHYVDAALALGASDLRIIVAHILPNAVAPVMAYATISVGLIIAAEATLSFLGIGLQLPAISWGLMIHAAQYRVLTAPHLVLFPGVLLTITVFSFVLMGDAIRDGLDPRLR
- a CDS encoding ABC transporter permease, which codes for MGRYLVRRVLQFLPVFFGATFLIFAFVFVMPGDPIRALSGERPMPPTVRQQLTDRYNLDDPLVVQYAKYIGVIRQDDGRGFSGILQGDFGEDFGGRPVSAQLRERLPVTARLALGALCFETVLGMAAGVLAGLRRSGFVDNLVLVATTAVISIPMFVLGILAQLLLGVKFGIFPVAGLRQGWISYVLPSMVLGSVSLAFIARLLRTSLAENVRASYARTAIAKGLSRQRVVGLHTLRNALIPVVTFLGVDLGFLLSGAVVTETVFNIPGLGRAVFEAVFRQEGFVVVGIVTFLVVVFVVANLVVDVLYAILDPRIRYG